In Apteryx mantelli isolate bAptMan1 chromosome 16, bAptMan1.hap1, whole genome shotgun sequence, a single genomic region encodes these proteins:
- the DHRS7B gene encoding dehydrogenase/reductase SDR family member 7B isoform X2: MVTAAGRKTVQKGKLMDFTTTVIIPLLFGSLGIFTLFRLLQWMRMRAYLREAVVVVTGATSGLGKECAKAFHAAGSKLVLCGRDSEKLKDLVQELSAMTNHRKNTHKPHTVVFDLSDTRTVLNAAEEILKYLGHVDILINNAGISYRGTIVDTGLDVDKKVMETNYFGPIALTKALLPSMIKRRQGHIVAISSIQGKISIPFRSAYAASKHATQAFFDCLRAEVEQYDIDVTVISPGYIQTNLSLNAVRADGSRYGVMDKNTAEGQTAAEVAQVVLSAVGQKKKEVLVAGLTPSLAVYLRNLFPRLFFTLMASRAKKERKAKDS, translated from the exons ATGGTGACGGCGGCGGGCAG GAAGACTGTTCAGAAAGGGAAGCTCATGGATTTCACAACCACAGTCATCATCCCGCTGCTTTTTGGCAGCTTGGGGATCTTCACCCTCTTCCGGCTGCTGCAGTGGATGCGGATGCGAGCTTACCTCCGGGAAGCAGTGGTGGTGGTCACTGGGGCTACTTCTGGCCTGGGAAAAG AATGCGCAAAAGCTTTCCATGCGGCTGGCTCCAAGCTGGTGCTGTGTGGCAGAGACAGCGAGAAACTCAAAGACCTGGTACAGGAGCTTTCTGCCATGACCAATCACCGAAAGAAT ACACACAAACCTCACACTGTGGTCTTCGACCTCTCAGACACTAGAACAGTCCTAAATGCTGCTGAAGAGATCCTGAAGTACTTGGGTCATGTGGACATACTGATCAACAACGCAGGGATCAGTTACCGAGGCACAATTGTGGACACAGGTCTGGATGTGGACAAGAAAGTGATGGAAACAAATTACTTTGGTCCTATAGCCCTCACCAAAG CACTTCTCCCCTCCATGATCAAGAGGAGACAAGGCCACATTGTGGCCATCAGCAGTATTCAAGGCAAAATAAGCATTCCTTTCAGATCAGCAT ATGCTGCCTCTAAGCATGCTACCCAGGCCTTCTTTGATTGCCTGCGAGCAGAGGTAGAGCAGTATGACATTGATGTGACTGTTATAAGCCCTGGATACATTCAGACAAACCTTTCCCTCAATGCTGTAAGAGCAGATGGATCTCGCTATGGAG TTATGGACAAGAACACTGCCGAAGGCCAAACAGCTGCAGAGGTCGCCCAGGTGGTTCTCAGTGCAGTGGGGCAGAAGAAGAAGGAAGTACTTGTAGCTGGTCTCACGCCCTCCTTGGCTGTCTACCTGCGAAACCTCTTCCCCAGACTCTTCTTCACCTTAATGGCATCTAGagcaaaaaaggagagaaaagcaaaggactcTTAG
- the DHRS7B gene encoding dehydrogenase/reductase SDR family member 7B isoform X1, translated as MLVMKTVQKGKLMDFTTTVIIPLLFGSLGIFTLFRLLQWMRMRAYLREAVVVVTGATSGLGKECAKAFHAAGSKLVLCGRDSEKLKDLVQELSAMTNHRKNTHKPHTVVFDLSDTRTVLNAAEEILKYLGHVDILINNAGISYRGTIVDTGLDVDKKVMETNYFGPIALTKALLPSMIKRRQGHIVAISSIQGKISIPFRSAYAASKHATQAFFDCLRAEVEQYDIDVTVISPGYIQTNLSLNAVRADGSRYGVMDKNTAEGQTAAEVAQVVLSAVGQKKKEVLVAGLTPSLAVYLRNLFPRLFFTLMASRAKKERKAKDS; from the exons ATGCTGGTTAT GAAGACTGTTCAGAAAGGGAAGCTCATGGATTTCACAACCACAGTCATCATCCCGCTGCTTTTTGGCAGCTTGGGGATCTTCACCCTCTTCCGGCTGCTGCAGTGGATGCGGATGCGAGCTTACCTCCGGGAAGCAGTGGTGGTGGTCACTGGGGCTACTTCTGGCCTGGGAAAAG AATGCGCAAAAGCTTTCCATGCGGCTGGCTCCAAGCTGGTGCTGTGTGGCAGAGACAGCGAGAAACTCAAAGACCTGGTACAGGAGCTTTCTGCCATGACCAATCACCGAAAGAAT ACACACAAACCTCACACTGTGGTCTTCGACCTCTCAGACACTAGAACAGTCCTAAATGCTGCTGAAGAGATCCTGAAGTACTTGGGTCATGTGGACATACTGATCAACAACGCAGGGATCAGTTACCGAGGCACAATTGTGGACACAGGTCTGGATGTGGACAAGAAAGTGATGGAAACAAATTACTTTGGTCCTATAGCCCTCACCAAAG CACTTCTCCCCTCCATGATCAAGAGGAGACAAGGCCACATTGTGGCCATCAGCAGTATTCAAGGCAAAATAAGCATTCCTTTCAGATCAGCAT ATGCTGCCTCTAAGCATGCTACCCAGGCCTTCTTTGATTGCCTGCGAGCAGAGGTAGAGCAGTATGACATTGATGTGACTGTTATAAGCCCTGGATACATTCAGACAAACCTTTCCCTCAATGCTGTAAGAGCAGATGGATCTCGCTATGGAG TTATGGACAAGAACACTGCCGAAGGCCAAACAGCTGCAGAGGTCGCCCAGGTGGTTCTCAGTGCAGTGGGGCAGAAGAAGAAGGAAGTACTTGTAGCTGGTCTCACGCCCTCCTTGGCTGTCTACCTGCGAAACCTCTTCCCCAGACTCTTCTTCACCTTAATGGCATCTAGagcaaaaaaggagagaaaagcaaaggactcTTAG
- the TMEM11 gene encoding transmembrane protein 11, mitochondrial isoform X2: MAAWGRRRAGPGSTNSGGGRERVTLSSTDCYIVHEIYNGENAQDQFEYELEQALEAQYKYIVIEPTRIGDETARWITVGNCLHKTAVLAGTTCLFTPLALPVDYSHYISLPAGVLSMACCTLYGISWQFDPCCKYQVEYDAYKLSRLPLHTLTSSTPVVLVRKDDLHRKRLHNTIALAALVYCVKKIYELYAV; the protein is encoded by the exons ATGGCGGCTTGGGGAAGGAGGCGCGCGGGCCCCGGCAGCAccaacagcggcggcggccgggagaG GGTCACCTTGTCCTCCACGGACTGTTACATCGTGCATGAGATCTACAACGGAGAGAATGCTCAGGACCAGTTTGAGTATGAGCTGGAGCAGGCCCTGGAAGCACAGTACAAATACATAGTGATAGAGCCCACTCGCATTGGGGATGAGACGGCCCGCTGGATCACTGTCGGGAACTGCCTGCACAAGACGGCTGTGTTAGCGGGCACCACCTGTCTCTTCACCCCCTTGGCACTTCCAGTAGATTATTCCCACTACATCTCGCTGCCTGCTGGCGTGCTGAGCATGGCTTGCTGCACCCTTTATGGTATCTCCTGGCAGTTTGATCCTTGCTGCAAGTACCAAGTAGAGTATGATGCCTATAAACTTTCCCGCCTGCCCCTGCATACGCTCACCTCCTCCACTCCAGTGGTGCTGGTGAGGAAGGACGACCTGCACAGAAAGAGACTGCATAACACGATAGCACTCGCTGCCCTGGTGTACTGTGTAAAGAAGATCTATGAACTCTACGCTGTATGA
- the TMEM11 gene encoding transmembrane protein 11, mitochondrial isoform X1, whose translation MTALNQPPVYTAFRWIFISHSTCEQAKGKCTAENPITSLVTLSSTDCYIVHEIYNGENAQDQFEYELEQALEAQYKYIVIEPTRIGDETARWITVGNCLHKTAVLAGTTCLFTPLALPVDYSHYISLPAGVLSMACCTLYGISWQFDPCCKYQVEYDAYKLSRLPLHTLTSSTPVVLVRKDDLHRKRLHNTIALAALVYCVKKIYELYAV comes from the exons ATGACGGCCTTAAACCAGCCCCCGGTATACACGGCGTTCAGGTGGATTTTTATTTCCCATTCTACTTGTGAACAGGCCAAAGGGAAATGTACTGCTGAGAACCCAATAACTAGCTT GGTCACCTTGTCCTCCACGGACTGTTACATCGTGCATGAGATCTACAACGGAGAGAATGCTCAGGACCAGTTTGAGTATGAGCTGGAGCAGGCCCTGGAAGCACAGTACAAATACATAGTGATAGAGCCCACTCGCATTGGGGATGAGACGGCCCGCTGGATCACTGTCGGGAACTGCCTGCACAAGACGGCTGTGTTAGCGGGCACCACCTGTCTCTTCACCCCCTTGGCACTTCCAGTAGATTATTCCCACTACATCTCGCTGCCTGCTGGCGTGCTGAGCATGGCTTGCTGCACCCTTTATGGTATCTCCTGGCAGTTTGATCCTTGCTGCAAGTACCAAGTAGAGTATGATGCCTATAAACTTTCCCGCCTGCCCCTGCATACGCTCACCTCCTCCACTCCAGTGGTGCTGGTGAGGAAGGACGACCTGCACAGAAAGAGACTGCATAACACGATAGCACTCGCTGCCCTGGTGTACTGTGTAAAGAAGATCTATGAACTCTACGCTGTATGA